From Halanaeroarchaeum sulfurireducens, a single genomic window includes:
- a CDS encoding OapC/ArvC family zinc-ribbon domain-containing protein: MPHQCTTCGQTFENGSKEMLSGCPECGGNKFQFIPSDAVDETAAEPESTTAQPPERPDEDGSVTDAVGRAATTVRDYVSNRHNDSQSHSDAPTNDRADAIEPGRDDEDEAQASARGEMVDRSELPDDTGVNSADPPAEGRVVDRPDGSEEMDQPALEELRQELNEQFESIRIVAPGQYELNLMELYDREEHIIALQEDGKYIIQVPDSWRDDDSE; encoded by the coding sequence ATGCCCCACCAGTGTACCACCTGCGGGCAGACCTTCGAGAACGGATCGAAGGAGATGCTTTCGGGCTGTCCGGAGTGTGGGGGGAACAAATTCCAGTTCATCCCGAGCGATGCGGTCGACGAAACGGCCGCCGAGCCCGAATCGACGACGGCACAACCACCCGAGCGTCCCGACGAGGACGGCAGCGTGACCGACGCTGTCGGCCGTGCTGCGACGACGGTCCGCGATTACGTCTCGAACCGCCACAACGATTCCCAGTCCCATTCCGACGCACCGACCAACGATCGCGCCGACGCAATCGAGCCGGGCAGGGACGACGAAGACGAAGCTCAGGCCTCCGCCCGCGGCGAGATGGTCGATCGCTCCGAACTACCCGACGATACGGGAGTAAACAGCGCGGATCCACCAGCCGAGGGGCGCGTCGTGGACCGCCCCGACGGGTCCGAGGAAATGGATCAACCCGCCCTCGAGGAACTCAGACAGGAACTCAACGAACAGTTCGAGAGCATTCGCATCGTCGCGCCGGGGCAGTACGAGTTGAATCTCATGGAGCTCTACGATCGGGAAGAACACATTATCGCGCTCCAGGAGGACGGGAAATACATCATCCAGGTCCCGGATTCGTGGCGCGACGACGACTCGGAGTAG